The window TGTTTGAGCTGTTGTAAAGAACAGGTGTCATCTTATTAAAGAACTCGGGTGTTATTGTGTTGTTTGAACAGCAGCTCAATTAACACTGGTAATAATTCAAGCACAAGGTACTGAACACCGTTAACAAAATTAATACTGTGGAAAGAAGGATGCTTACCTTCCCAAAGTCTTGGACATGATATATTTCTCTCTGAATTCTCTAGGAAACACCAACTGATCATCCACCATAAGatcagaaaatacaaacactGGGAAGATGAGTGGAGATCGTTTTCCTGTTATTAACTTTAAAATTTTGCTATAACGAACAACTATGCCTCCTGAGCTTTTATAGTCAACAACATAACTATGCAAATGCTGCCtgctataagtatataaaaaagGTTAATTGATGTCAAAAGTGACATCAGCTATTGGTTAGCAAGGTGATTTTATTACTGAAAACCGACATCTTTGGTATTAACTTCACAACAGCACTCAATTAACACTGCCTTTAAGGACAAAATAGGCAAGAATTTCAACATCACAGCAGGGAACAAAGCAAAGTGACTACTGGGAAGACAGAATCTTAGTGGAGAAGAAACAACCCCCCAACCCTGCTAATTCTTgaggggttttttattattgtgcGGCATCTGGTAAGTACCTGGTTTGTTTCAGCTTCCCTTGAATAGTCTGTTTCCCGTTCCCACCACCACATCCACAGCCACCGAAGCACAAGTGtctcaagaaaaggaaaacaactatAAAAGTTGGTGCTCTAGTAAGGTGGGTCCTGATGCAGCTCCttttacatttgcttttctcatgTATTTTTCTAGGGTTGAGGTATCCAGGATATGGATAATTTTTATGTCAGTACTAAAGCATCAATTCACAGCTGTATTTTAACAGCACTCATGAAGAAGCTCAACTTGCAAGAAATATActgaaatcactgcagaaaCAACACATAAAGAATCTACTTATGTTAGAATACATTTTACCCTTATTATTCTGTATAGACAATGCAATTTCAGAGTTGTGAGTCAGTGGAAGCCTCCTCCCTTTTCCAACAAGCTCTCTGTTAACAAAAGTTCCATTTGCACTGTGGTCTTCAATGTAGGCAACATGGGAATTTTTTGGACCCATTTcctcaaagagaaaagaaaaaatgagaaaggtgACAGTAGGGAAAAAATTACTTTACTGTAAAGACATGATAGGCTATAGAAATTTACTATCATTGGCTCAGGAAATCGGATTACTGAGGTTACTTCCCAAGCTGGGTTAATGGAGCACTGCCTAGAGTCTTGTTAACGGAGTCAACACTGAAGGTACTCAGACTTTGATTTCTTTAAGATCTGCCCCCGCCAAAGTCAACCTTTTTCAATTATGCCCAAACAGAAGAAGACAGTTAACCTTTTATTACCTACCCTGAAAATTCGGAAATGCTTCTTGCTATAGTTTTGGTAGAAGCCAGTATCAGACAATCCCAGCTTAGAAAAACTATAATCACAGCTTTTGTCTCTGCCAAACCAGTATTCGTCATTCACACAGTCTGCAGAGATGGGGAAGTaaagcagagagagaacacaAAATTGCAGGAAGTTATTAACTGTGGCACTACCGAATGATGCCAAATGGTAGTAAGTAAGATAACAAAGACAAGATTCTTCCCATATAATCAAGTTCATTTGTCTTACTTCAGACAAAGCACCATGCACTATCAACACCTTGTACAATATTTTAGTAATTTTATCGTGTTTAGTAACAGTAGAGCTTTCAGCTCACCTTCAGCTATAGAGACTCATATGATATGTAAATAAattatgaaatggaaaaatgaagCCAGTAACGAGGAACACAAATACCCCAGAATTCCTCTAAGTCTGTAGAAGATGTGTATTTGACTAAAAGTATAAACACTGGGATGTAGTACGGAATACAACATTGTAGTAGAAGTTGCAAGCTTGTACTTCAATGTGGTTGTACTTAGTAAGAGGCTCATTGCAGCAAACACATACCACAATTGCTGAAACCTTTTCCAAGTGCAAAGAGTCGACCCCAAGGCTGAGGAGCGAGCTCTTCGGGTTCCTGGTCCTCAGGGATCGACGGCAGCTCCTGCGTGGGAACAGTGTCCAGGGAACTGAGGGTCCCGGAGCTGGAGGAGGACTGACTGGTGCTCTGGGAGCCGCTGGAGGAGGAGCTGGTGCCGCCCTGGGACTGCTGGGCGCCTTGGGACTGCTGGGCTTCGCTTCCAGTCTCTCGGGACATGTTTGCTTCAAACAGAACATTTATAAAAACAATTACTAGGgcaaaataaaactgacaaGCATTCACACACCATACTATTAGTAGCCAAGCCTATTCTCAGTCTTCAGGTAAGTAAAACCGTCAACCAAAGCATGCATTGTATGTAAATCCCCAAGAATTTTGCAAGCcatgttttcccttttaaaaaataatgtgatgCTCTAATGGTCCTAAAACAAGTTAATGTTATTCCCAGATTTTTATTCGAAGCCTTCAGGGCTCACGCTATTTCACAAACGCATGTGCAGCATCCTCTGACAAAGCATCCCCACAAAGCAGTAACTATTGCAGCTCTCTGAACACAAAGGGAAAACgtgaaacagcaaaaatatgaattttaaaatgaagtgtcTCCCGCCACCCCGGGCTCTCCTGCGCTCACCTGTGCCCGCCGGTACCGGCAGCTCTCGGTTCTGAAGCTGGTTGTCATGCAGCTCAGTGCACACCCCAGACTAATCACACCCGCTTACCCGTTCGCTACATTTCATTGTCAGCCACAAGAGCACGGCAGCGCGCGGCGCCCCTCTGTGCCGCCCCTGTACAGAGCTGTCCCGGAACGCAGGCAAAGCAGAACCGCCGGGAGCGCGGTCTGTCAGCGCCCTCCCGCCGCACTGGGGCCGGCGCTGGGGACGGGACCGCGGGACCTGACCGGACCGGGCGCCGAGCAGCTGCGAAGGCAACGATGGGGCTCGCAGCCGCGGGTTGGGGCTCGCAGCCGCGGATTAagccccgcccccggccccgcccccagccCTGCGCGCCGCCAGCAGCGCCCCCTGCGGCCCTGCCCGAGCACTGCAAGCCCTGTCTCCCGCGGCGCCGCGCGGGCGAGCGCACGGCAGGGCCCCGCCGGGAGAACCCGCGCAAGTCGCCCCGGGGCGGGGGCAGCCgcggggcggagcggagcggggccgccCGAGAGCCGGGCGGGcccggcggccgcggggccggaACTCACGGTGCTGCAGCCCGCGCCGCGCGGCCCCGGCGCCGCGTTCCTCAGTGGGCACgcgccccgccgctccccgctaCGAACCGAGCCAATCAGGGCGCGCGCGGGGGCTGCCGGGAGCGGCGCGGCGGGATGCGGGCGGCGCTGCGGCGGCTCGGCGGGGCGCCATGGCCGCTCTGGCCGCTCCGCGCCTCCCAGGCGGCCCCGCGGCCTCGCTGTGTCGGCCCGGGCTCTGCGCCGGCCCCGCGGTGCTGGAGCTGCGGCGCCGCCCTCCCCCGCGCCGAGGGGCCGCCTCACTTCTGCCCCGGCTGCCGGGCGCTGCAgccgccggggccgcggccTGACCTGTTCCGCCTGATGGGCTGGTGAGTGCCGGCGGGGGGgcgcgggccgggccggccgcAGCCTGACCCGCCTTGTGTCGCCCGCAGTGCCCGCTCCTTCCGCATCGAcgcgcagcagctgcagcggcGGTTCCGGAGCCTGCAGCGTGCCGTTCACCCCGATCGCTTCGGCCAGAGGCCGCCGGTGAGCGCGGGGCCGGCCGGTGTCCCCCGGCAGGGGTGGCGCGGTGACCCGGGCGGGCTGGCGGGGCCCGGCGGGCAGGAGCCGCCGTTCGCTCGGCCGAGCCGCGTCCCCCCCGGTCTGGGGTTACGGGAACTCCCCAGGTTTTGTTGCCTGATCTTAGAGGAGACTCGTACTCACAGATTTCCACTGATGAGAAGGGGCTGCTGTGGTTCTTGAGATCTTAATTGTGCGAGATGACAGCTTGCAGGTCCAGATCGccctctctctgtttttccatttctgttatAAATCAGCTTGTAGTTTTACACATTCATATTGCTGTGGGAACGCCACTTCTCTGCTGGTAATTAAATGTGATGTATTTTCCCACGTCATTATCTCGTTGCTGTCCGTTCGCAGGAAGAGCAGTACTACTCGGAGCAGCACTCCTCCTTGATCAACAAGGCGTACCAAACCCTCCTGAACCCCCTGAGCCGTGGTCTCTACCTGGTAAAGCGCCCCTTAGGTGTTTTATCAACACTCCTGTAACCGACCATGggtggctggggctgctggtgctgaTGTCACGAATCAGAGCTTTGACTCCATCGTTAACGTGCTGATTTGTGTTCCTCTGAAGAGGATTACCAGGGACAGAAGGGAGACTGAGAACAAGTTTGTCTGAAAATTGATGGgcttttcctctattttaacaatttattGATTATTACCATTGCATTTGCTGCTCATGTCACACTAATTTGCTTCCATCAAACATTGTGTCTGGCCATGGCTGCTCCTTTGAAATGTCACTATGGCCCTCGGCAGCCTTTGTTACATTTTCTTGGCTCTGGTTAACTGCTGATTTTTATGGTCCACCTATTTTTAATCTTAAGACTGTTTATACAGATTTCATGGAATAGACCGGAAGTTTATCAGCTATGAATCTGAGCGAGCCCTACTAAAATACTTAATgttcaagaaaataattcacattGAAATAGATGTCAGAATGTGTATTTCCTGATTCCCGTTTCTTCACCAGCTGGAGCTGAAGGGAGTAGAGCCAGCACAAGAAACGGACTCTGAGGCAGACTCAGAGTTTCTCTCAGAAATCATGGAAATTAACGAGAAATTAGCAGAGCCTAAAAATGAGGATACCCTTGAAGACATTGAAACTTTACTTAAAGGCAAGTTATGATTTGAGGGTTTTGTACAGAACTAATTTACTGTATCTAGTATAATGTACCAATTTATGCCACCTAAACATCAGGTCAGTCTTGAGAAAATCTGTATAAGAGAACCCATTCTGATGGAAAAATAggtgtgtatatacatacatacatacatacatatatatatatatatgtatgtattgaTTATAAAAAGGAACTCGTTATTAAACCTTCAGCAGATCTGGGCAAGTAGACTGTTCCAAACGAAGGAATCACTCAAAATGAAGTCAAATAAAATGCTTGACTTGACCGCATTaaagactttctaaagacattgtattttactttcttcagtTTAGCAAccattatattattattatcctTATACAAACATCTTGTTTATATTGTTGGTGATACCCAAAACATGGAGTTTATTGCTATATTTAAGCCTTTGCAATAATAGTTGTGTGCCAAAAACAAGTAGAATAACTAGAATAAAAactaagagaagaaaattaactgtagCAGCATACGCTGGCAGAGCAAAATTAACTTGGATTTCTGAGTAGTGGCCACTGATTTGCATTGGAATTGCTGTCTGTAAACCCATGTAAGTAAATATATGTTTGAAATTATAATAAGGTTTTTAAATGACAGCAATATTATGGAAAGCTCTCTTAGGTCCCAAAAGACTATGAGACTAGTAATGAAGTTTTCCAACACAGACAATGGGAATGCAGTGGTATTAAATACTAAGTATGTAACAAAATGTGAATGATTTGTTTTACAGTTAAACAAGAAGAACTGACCAAAGAGGTGACTGCAGCTTTTGAAAGAGGTAGCTATTTCTATGAAGTATTTAGCTGCCATACATATCAGTtataaatagttttaaaaaacgCGTTCTCTTATTGGTGAATATTTCCTGAACTACAGAACAGGACCACTGCATAAACAAGGGTTCTTTGGTATTTAGAATAAATACCTCTAAGCTGACATTTCTGCTGATTCAGGAAATTTGGGACCTCACATTAAATAAAATCCAATACAAAAGTTGCAGTTAATTCATCGTGCATCAAAATGAAAAGTGGAATTGTCGATGCAAGGAACtgtctgtttaaaaagaaaaggttggCTTGTCTATATACTTAAAATTCCGCAGTGGCTACATCAATACTATagccacttaaaaaaaatcattaaaaggTATTTATGTCACATTTCTTCTCTGAATCGTACATTTTAACATGTTTTGTAGAACACCTAAGCTGAGGTGTTCCAAAACCATCTGAGATGAAAATAATAGGCAGCATGGTTTTAATAGTGTGTGGTCCTCACAGCCTGCAGTTCTTCCTGCTGGAATGGGCGCTGTCACTGGAATCCTGAGATTCGTTTTGAAAGTGAAAATTCAGGCCTCCCTCTTTAAACTAGTAacgttttatttcatttcagatgaTCTTCAAGAAGCTAAGAAGCTTCTaggcaaaatgaaatattttgcaaactTAGAGGATAAgctaaagaagaagaagatccCTTCCTGATACCGCCTCCTTCACCACCGAGTTAATGTTATTTTCAATTAAACAGCTGACTTAGCTACAAAATCACAAAAATCGTGTTTGCTTCctatgttttcattaaaagcttTAACTCCGAGAGAAGGAAGATGAACGTAAAAGAAATCTGGTGCTTACTGTAGCACTTATTAGGTACTAGATGGAATGAGGAAATGCCGGCAGGCAGAGTTATGAACGGTGTAACGGGTGAGGCAGGACTGGTGTGTGAGCAGCTACAGCTGGGGCAAGGAGGATCCCACAGGCACACAAACACCGTCTGTAATtaacatttccttctttttgactactaaaataagaagaatttctggacGAAATGCTGGAGATAAAGCACAAAGCTCATACAATAGGTCCTTCAAGTTTCCTGCAGTGCCCTTGTGTGTATCAGACCACTTTGAAAAATCTTTAGAAGTGAACTGTATTTAATTCCTATCATCTGTTCTCTCTGCTACTTAGTGCTTTGTGTGATGCTGATCTCAGTCTGCCGGGAATTGACCTTCAAAACTACAAGAGGTTTTACCTTGTTGCGCAGTTTAAAATGTTAAGATGTGAGGTCACGGCAAATAAACCCAAACTGAATCCCCAGAAACTGTTTTATTAGTAACCTTTGAGGAAGCAAGTCTTTCTAATAAACGTTACTACAAATGACAGTAATTCAAATATCAGTTTCTCAGTAGGTCAGTTCTTTGGGTTTTAATGGCtcagaatattttattcagtaaaGCAATAACATACTTGACCACCCAAATCTGAAGAAGGGGCTTATAAATAAGAGAGTGCCAGGGGGTGGGATTCATTGAACACCCTctcctggcatttctgtgtccCTACAACACCAAGCTGCATCTAAACATTGAGTCATCTATGTATAATGCAGTAtgtttttaatagcatttcAGTGATACATGTTGTaacagcatttcagaaagaTTGACTTGCATTCAATTAAACCTCCTCTAAATATACGGGAGGATTTCATAAGCTACTTGTTCATGGTGTTAAACTGCTAATTTAGAAGATGCTGTTTGTAATTCTGTTAAGTTACAtggaatgcttttaaaattcatcGTGGAGTTCTCTTCTTTCATAAagctctgtttcctttttttgggcATTTCTTCCAAAATTAAGCTTGTTGAATTCCTTTTTGATTTCCAGAAAAGATTTGTTTTTTGTCTCAGGAACAACAAGGAAGATGAAAGCAGCAACTAGGGAGCACTCCAGTAAGAACACCAGGAAACAGTACTGCTTCAGTccattctgaaaataaaatgtgtttgattGCAATATATTTCAAGTGTAACAGTGGgtctgggaaaataaaacacttcttGTTTCCACTGACACCTAACATTGCTGCTCAGTTTCTAACAAAAAGACGTTCAACCTATCGTTACATTAAACAATTCCCAATGTAATGAATGACAAGTCAGCATTTGCTGCTTAGCTGTCACATATTTTAAGATTATAGGATTTGTTGAATGTTTATATTTCTCAATGCTATacataaaaaaaccaaccatCTTACTGAGAAGCAGGGGCTGTGAATTCAAGATCCCGTGCTGTGTGCTGTTCTGTGAGCTTTGCTCTCAAGTGctgaaactgaaaacacaaagcTGGAAATGAAAGCCTATGTTGTTTTCCCTAATGCTGCCCCGATCACAGAACCGCTGTCTGTAAGCTGAGCGAGCTCTCAGAGATGTGTATCACTAGCCCCAGGTACTTCAGTTTGACATAAAAGTACAAGGCACTATTAAGAAATGTGTTCTTTGAATctcaatatttaattttcctaGCTTTGAtaacattcttcatttttttcatctcGACATGAAAATTGCCCCTATGTgttccttttaattttcatttatcacgttttattcttttttgttgatatccaaaaatattttaagagggACTGAATCTAGTTATACTTGGTTGGGGGGTAGCGTGCATCCTATGAGAGAAGATTAAACAGGAGGTGAGTCAATTAGGAAAACGTGGGTTGTGTACTTACCACTATGAAGGGGAAAAGCATTCCAATTGTGAAGAAACTAATCCAGCTGACAGTCCCTCCTATCATGTAAGCAGCAGGACGTGAGGACTGTATGAATAATTCAGCTGTCAGGGTGTTGGTTATGCCACCTGGGGAAATGAGTTCCAGAAACAACAGAGGTTATTACACTAAATTTGCGGCACTTCCAATGACAGAAAGATTCAGTTGCTCAGTTCCAGGCGATGCGAGACTAAATGTTACGATGGGAAGCGCTCACTCGCATTCCTTCCCAGAGCATCCACAGCCTTACGGGAAACCCTgccttgcagagctgctgaatcCCCCGGCCCAGACACACGTTTCACCACTTCAAAACGGTCATTGCTGTGTAAAAATACCTGGTCCCAACCCAAAGCTCAAGATGAAGGCAAATATAGATGTCATGCTCACATAAGACACCCACGAGTACAGTTCCTGGAACAGAAGAGAATGAGAATATGCTAGAATAAATGCTGGTTTGCCACCACTTAGTTTTGTCAGCATTAAATGCAACTGCAGCTCTAAGACAAATAGGTTATCAAATCTTAGCTGAGAGCATTCTCTTCTCTTGAGGAAATACAGCTGCAGAATTGATCAAATCTTCcaattgctgtaattttttaTGCTGCTGTTTAAACTTATGCAGCTCTTTTGAGTGTCACAGATTTTGACTTCTTATAGTCACACTGTTTAATGTGAGTCCTTCTTCGTACCTGGTAGGTCAGAGACAACGTTAAAACAACGCTACAAAGGGTCATAAGGAGATAACCCCCAATGATGAGAACTCTTCTTCCCAGGTAGTCTATCAGGAAACCCTGTGGACAAGACATAATTTTCTGTTACTGTATTGAGCTCATGTTTACCAATGTTCTTCTTCAAGAAGAACTGTTGACCTTTATGCTGGAGGTAGAATGAATTGTTACTTACACAGGTGAGGGCTGTGACGCATTCACAAGCTCCAGTGCCGAGTGTCACATACGGGATTTTTTCTGCTGAGATCCCagcttgtttaaaaatgtaagttGCATAGAAATAAAtctacaacagaaaaacaaatactagGGCATTCCCAAAAGTTAAATCATCATCTGGAAACAAAGTCAAGTTCATACTAAACATACAGCTCAAGGTATTTTATATTATGAGttattcacagtatcacagtatgtttgggattggaagggacctcaaaagatcatccagtccaatccccctgctggagcaggaacacccagatgaggtcgcacaggaacatgtccaggcgagttttgaatgtctccagagaaggagactccacaacctccctgggcagcctgttcagtgctctgttaccctcactgagaagaagtttttcctcaaatttaagcggaacctcttgtgttccagcttgatcccattaccccttgtcctatcattgttggccaccgagaagagcctggctccatcctcatggcactcaccctttacatatttataaacattaatgaggtccccccttagtctcctcttctccaaactaaagagccccagctccctcagcctttcctcataagggagatgctccactcccttcagcatatttgttgccctacgctggaccctctccagcagttccctgtccttgtggaactgagggacccagaactggacacaatattccagatgtggtctcaccagggcggagtagaggggaaggagaacctctctcgatctactagccactccccttctaatacaccccaggatgccattggccttcctggccacaagggcacagtgctggctcatggtcatcctgttgtccaccaggacccccaggtccctttcccctatgctgctctccaatatgtaatttcccaacctatactggaacctggggttgttcctgcccagatgcaggactctacactttcccttgttaaatttcatcaggttattccccgcccagctctccagcctgtccagatgtaAAGAGCAAAAAGAATCTGTTGAATTCCTGTCTAGGTAAATACATTGCTATCATAAAAGCAAGTATAATTATCCAACTTATTGATAATAATACCTCACATTTTTAAACCAGATACAATGGGATAAGCTTTATTTaactttatttactttttcagaAGATGTAAGTATTAAGTCATTCTTTAAAGAAATTTACATACCAGAAACACAGAGGtgaaaagagaaacacaaaagTGATACAAAGATATTCTTTCCAACTTAACCCATTTCTCTGAGCTTCTCTATGTGGATCCTTCACATTAATGAAAGATTGAAAAACAGAtggaaattaaataattatttaagcTCTTTGCATGTATGAAATCTTACAGCATTTATCCCACTGAGCTGTTGGCCCATAGTCAGCACAATCACAGTAATGAGCTGCCATCTCACGCCACGATCAGTGAATAATTGCCAGGGCTTCTTGGGTTTCTCCCCATCTAAGGCAAAACATTCCCGCTGGATATCTTCCATCTCCCTTCGATACTCTGAAGAACCATGAAATCGCTTCAAAgctaaaaagagagaagaaaataaattcggTTATGGCTGTCCTCTCAATTTgattatttagttattttagaGAGGCTCTTTTCATATTTCGTTAGCAGACCTTCAAACTGAATTAATTAGGCCTGCTTACTTACAGTGACTAATACTTTACTTTTTGGAGTATTATTCCATCAGGTCTCTCTGGGAAGTAAAACACTATCCATGGTACATGAGGATACAAACAGTTACCTCAGCGTCTCCTTTTGACATTCTATTGTGAAAGAAAATCTCTTGTGAGTATAAAGAGATCTTGCAGTATAAAGAGAACTGCGTAATCTCAGGATCAAGGAAATCACAACAGCTAATCTGAATGATGTAATAGAGGGGggaaaaggtatttaaaagataatgaaatattcagaaaatggAGGGTAAGGAGTTTTCTGCTCAAATAGCCAATTAatctctttttaatatattttttttccagtaaaaagcTCTCTCATTTTTCAGCTACttatgctgtttcttttttattgtattatttcttatttcttatagGAGAAGTACAACAGTATGACCGAATGGAAGAAAATACCTGATATAACTGATACTGATCTGCAACAGGACCTGAGAAATAATCCAGTAAGAGGTTAAGTAGTTCAGATACGTTACTCCATTCAAGAGAAAAATTCTTAAACCTTTAGAGATTTCATTTGAGAGTAACAAAACATGAACATATATTTGGAACAAGACAATGAAGTTTTGTTCACAACCCATTACAGACTCCCGAGTTCCACAATTCCTTTTTACTTGTAAGCtcactggaggaaaaaacatGGGCCAAAAAGCACTAAGCAACTGTGCTGTGTTGACAAAAAAGGAATCTCGAACCAAATAAACTCCTGGTAGCTTTCTGAAGACAGAGAAAGTATAAACACTGCGAGTTACCTttggcacagctcagctcatCACCTCTGTCAATAAGAAGATACCTGGGACTCTCAGGAAACCATGGCAGGAACAAAAGTTGGGCAAATGCTGGGAAACAGCTGCTGGATAACAACAGGGGCCAGTGCCTTTCTCCACCTAATAACTCCCTGGGAGAAGtgtggaaaaaagaaggaaaaaacccaaagtaGTTAGCTATTGGTGACCATTCAGAAGATTTTTGGGAATGAGATGTTTGTCCTTCAGGAAATGTTCCCGTAACCAGTTACCTATGTCTTGTGAACCTCAGCAGAAAGAGgttgggaaaatattttccaggcaCTCTGAAAGCAGGTTTCACCTGGACGAGATGAGCAACACTGTCTTACTGCTGCTTACTGCTGTGTTGCTCCTAAGTATTACTTTCAGGTTTGCCCAAGCAGTGTTTCCTGGCCATGCGGGTAAGTAACAGCGTATGGACTTGACTTTAAGGTCATCTGGTCCCACCTCCCATTCAAAGCTGAGCTAATGAGAAAGTATATTAGATAGAAAGGTATCATTAAAATCGGTACAGTTAGAATCAGCAGGACGATGCAT of the Columba livia isolate bColLiv1 breed racing homer chromosome 17, bColLiv1.pat.W.v2, whole genome shotgun sequence genome contains:
- the HSCB gene encoding iron-sulfur cluster co-chaperone protein HscB, encoding MRAALRRLGGAPWPLWPLRASQAAPRPRCVGPGSAPAPRCWSCGAALPRAEGPPHFCPGCRALQPPGPRPDLFRLMGCARSFRIDAQQLQRRFRSLQRAVHPDRFGQRPPEEQYYSEQHSSLINKAYQTLLNPLSRGLYLLELKGVEPAQETDSEADSEFLSEIMEINEKLAEPKNEDTLEDIETLLKVKQEELTKEVTAAFERDDLQEAKKLLGKMKYFANLEDKLKKKKIPS
- the LOC102091110 gene encoding solute carrier family 2, facilitated glucose transporter member 11-like isoform X1, coding for MESQPLLRGPRAHSKFPSWTLFLAVCAVGIGGTFQYGYNVSIINAPTQACAEPLLEVAWRFAWAGVGLCVQPLYFGEVAPKHLRGGVAMGSSIFLTGGILTGQIIGLRELLGGERHWPLLLSSSCFPAFAQLLFLPWFPESPRYLLIDRGDELSCAKALKRFHGSSEYRREMEDIQRECFALDGEKPKKPWQLFTDRGVRWQLITVIVLTMGQQLSGINAIYFYATYIFKQAGISAEKIPYVTLGTGACECVTALTCGFLIDYLGRRVLIIGGYLLMTLCSVVLTLSLTYQELYSWVSYVSMTSIFAFILSFGLGPGGITNTLTAELFIQSSRPAAYMIGGTVSWISFFTIGMLFPFIVNGLKQYCFLVFLLECSLVAAFIFLVVPETKNKSFLEIKKEFNKLNFGRNAQKKETELYERRELHDEF
- the LOC102091110 gene encoding solute carrier family 2, facilitated glucose transporter member 11-like isoform X2, producing the protein MAPSHKFPSWTLFLAVCAVGIGGTFQYGYNVSIINAPTQACAEPLLEVAWRFAWAGVGLCVQPLYFGEVAPKHLRGGVAMGSSIFLTGGILTGQIIGLRELLGGERHWPLLLSSSCFPAFAQLLFLPWFPESPRYLLIDRGDELSCAKALKRFHGSSEYRREMEDIQRECFALDGEKPKKPWQLFTDRGVRWQLITVIVLTMGQQLSGINAIYFYATYIFKQAGISAEKIPYVTLGTGACECVTALTCGFLIDYLGRRVLIIGGYLLMTLCSVVLTLSLTYQELYSWVSYVSMTSIFAFILSFGLGPGGITNTLTAELFIQSSRPAAYMIGGTVSWISFFTIGMLFPFIVNGLKQYCFLVFLLECSLVAAFIFLVVPETKNKSFLEIKKEFNKLNFGRNAQKKETELYERRELHDEF
- the LOC102091110 gene encoding solute carrier family 2, facilitated glucose transporter member 11-like isoform X3, producing the protein MAIRLGRKGALLVNNIIAIVASILMGISFPTGLFELLIVGRFLIGINSGVGLCVQPLYFGEVAPKHLRGGVAMGSSIFLTGGILTGQIIGLRELLGGERHWPLLLSSSCFPAFAQLLFLPWFPESPRYLLIDRGDELSCAKALKRFHGSSEYRREMEDIQRECFALDGEKPKKPWQLFTDRGVRWQLITVIVLTMGQQLSGINAIYFYATYIFKQAGISAEKIPYVTLGTGACECVTALTCGFLIDYLGRRVLIIGGYLLMTLCSVVLTLSLTYQELYSWVSYVSMTSIFAFILSFGLGPGGITNTLTAELFIQSSRPAAYMIGGTVSWISFFTIGMLFPFIVNGLKQYCFLVFLLECSLVAAFIFLVVPETKNKSFLEIKKEFNKLNFGRNAQKKETELYERRELHDEF